A stretch of the Panicum virgatum strain AP13 chromosome 9N, P.virgatum_v5, whole genome shotgun sequence genome encodes the following:
- the LOC120687424 gene encoding S-adenosylmethionine carrier 1, chloroplastic/mitochondrial-like: MGEGGEEKSFNFLQVLLEGSIAGGTAGVVVETALYPIDTIKTRLQAARGGSKIEWKGLYSGLAGNLAGVLPASAIFVGVYEPTKRKLLETLPENLSAVAHFTAGAIGGIAASLVRVPTEVVKQRMQTGQFKKAPDAVRLIVAKEGFKGLYAGYGSFLLRDLPFDAIQFCIYEQLRIGYKLVAKRELNDPENALIGAFAGAITGAITTPLDVMKTRLMVQGQGTQYSGIVNCAQTILREEGPRAFLKGIEPRVLWIGIGGSIFFGVLEKTKSMLAERWNRELRDLKDE; encoded by the exons ATGGGAGAAGGTGGTGAAGAGAAATCATTCAATTTCCTTCAGGTTTTGCTCG AGGGCAGCATAGCTGGAGGAACCGCTGGTGTTGTGGTTGAAACAGCGCTGTACCCAATTGACACGATAAAAACCAGGCTTCAG GCTGCTCGAGGTGGAAGCAAAATTGAATGGAAAGGCCTCTATTCTGGATTAGCTGGAAATCTTGCTGGTGTTCTCCC GGCTTCTGCGATATTTGTGGGAGTGTATGAACCGACTAAAAGAAAACTATTGGAGACACTTCCTGAAAATTTGAGTGCTGTTGCCCATTTT ACTGCTGGGGCCATTGGAGGTATCGCTGCTTCTCTTGTCCGTGTCCCTACAGAG GTGGTGAAACAAAGAATGCAAACTGGTCAATTCAAGAAAGCACCTGATGCTGTTCGCCTCATTGTTGCTAAAGAAGGATTCAAAGGGCTATATGCT GGTTATGGTTCCTTTCTACTTCGAGATCTTCCATTCGACGCCATTCAATTCTGCATATACGAGCAACTTCGAATTGGTTACAAACTTGTG GCGAAGAGGGAGTTGAATGATCCAGAGAATGCGCTTATTGGTGCTTTTGCTG GTGCCATTACTGGAGCTATTACAACGCCCCTTGATGTCATGAAGACAAGACTGATGGTTCAG GGACAAGGAACTCAGTACTCAGGAATTGTAAATTGTGCTCAGACTATCTTAAGAGAGGAAGGCCCTAGGGCTTTCTTGAAG GGCATTGAGCCGCGAGTTCTGTGGATCGGCATTGGTGGGTCCATCTTCTTTGGCGTTCTGGAGAAAACTAAGTCTATGCTAGCTGAGAGGTGGAACCGCGAGCTACGGGACCTCAAGGACGAATGA